A stretch of the Synechocystis sp. PCC 7338 genome encodes the following:
- a CDS encoding metallophosphoesterase, translating to MKLAVISCIHGNFEALNAVLSDIDQHKADQIYCLGDLVGYGPYPNAVVEMIRSFDIPTCQGCWDEDIVEGLNACECSYPSVLAENRGRAAHEWTNNVIHPEVREYLAILPLTMRHENLCFVHGSPNSQHEYLLPSMDGFAALERVLATEADVLFCGHTHVPYVRDLKGGTISVRVAQSAEDKADQQFTTPLKRIINAGSVGEPRHGRPNATYVLYDTDTTQVTLREVPYDYQRTCAAIIDQGLPPIFAWRLARGLEFAERADDPSHVCQR from the coding sequence ATGAAACTTGCCGTTATTTCTTGCATCCACGGTAACTTTGAAGCTCTCAATGCCGTTTTATCGGACATTGATCAGCACAAAGCCGACCAAATTTATTGCCTGGGGGATTTAGTGGGCTATGGCCCCTACCCCAACGCGGTAGTAGAAATGATCCGCTCCTTCGATATTCCCACTTGCCAAGGCTGTTGGGACGAAGACATTGTGGAAGGTCTTAATGCCTGTGAATGTAGTTATCCTTCCGTACTGGCAGAAAACCGGGGTCGAGCGGCCCACGAATGGACGAATAATGTCATTCACCCTGAAGTGAGGGAATATCTAGCCATCTTGCCCCTAACTATGCGACATGAGAATCTTTGTTTTGTCCACGGTAGTCCCAACAGTCAGCACGAATATCTACTGCCCAGCATGGATGGTTTTGCCGCCTTGGAAAGGGTTTTAGCCACAGAAGCCGATGTTCTATTTTGTGGCCATACCCATGTCCCCTATGTGCGGGATTTGAAGGGAGGAACCATTTCTGTGCGGGTTGCCCAGAGCGCAGAAGATAAGGCAGATCAACAATTCACCACGCCCCTGAAACGGATTATCAACGCTGGATCCGTGGGGGAACCTCGCCATGGCAGACCCAATGCCACCTATGTTTTGTACGATACGGATACGACCCAGGTAACTCTGCGGGAAGTCCCCTATGACTATCAACGTACCTGCGCCGCCATTATTGACCAGGGATTACCCCCCATTTTTGCTTGGCGATTAGCCAGGGGATTAGAATTTGCCGAACGGGCCGATGATCCTAGCCATGTTTGCCAGCGTTAG